In Polyangiaceae bacterium, the genomic window TGGCCTCGTTGACCCCGATCCCGCGCTTGCAGGTCGGGCTCAAAGTCCCCGTCACTTGGGTGAACGGCGATGGCATCGACGAGGGAGGCGTCGCCAAGCAGGGCGGCATCGACGCCGTCGGCATGGGCGACGCCACCCTGGAGGGCAAGTACCGCCTCCACGGCGAGCTCCGGGACCCCTTCGTGGTCGGCGTCGGGGCATGGTTCACCGGCCCCCTCGGGCGGGCGACCGCCAAGGACAACTACATCGGCGACGCTACGCCGACCGCGGGCATTCGCGGCATCTTCGACGGCGAGCAGGGCCCGTTCTCCTTCGGCGGCAACCTGGGCGCCGTGTATCGCGGCGAGGGGCGCGTGGGCTCCACCACTCTCGGACCGGAGTTCCGATACGGCGTGGGAGCGGGCTTCAAGGCGAGCCCGGTATTCCGCCTCGTGCTCGACGGCTTCGGCGGCACGAAGTTCAGCGCCAAGAACGGCACCAACAGCCTCGAGGCGGACCTTGGCGTGCAGATCATGCCGCTCGACTCTCCGTTCGTGATCTCGGCGGGCGTAGGCACCGGCCTGATCCAGGGTGTGGGCGTGCCGACCGTGCGCGCCTTCCTCGGCGTGATGTACGTGCACGAAGGCGGGGACAAGGACGGCGACGGGATCCCGGACGCGGACGACCAGTGTCCGACCATCGCCGGCACCGCAGAAGCGCAGGGCTGCCCCGCGGGTGCGCGCGACTCGGACGGCGACACCATCCCCGACGACGCCGACAAGTGTCCGAAGCAGCCGGAAGACCCGGATGGCTTCCAGGACTCCGACGGCTGCCCCG contains:
- a CDS encoding thrombospondin type 3 repeat-containing protein — translated: MPLPLVALPAARFRPSTSHRSRRIAGAVGAASVLGLVFAAAPALAQDAADKEFSVQRFDPAPGPRNYFSTRGVRTDGKMAWSAGLFVNYAWKPFVVRSCFSETNCDDPNASGIDDLKVIENLVTGDALASLTPIPRLQVGLKVPVTWVNGDGIDEGGVAKQGGIDAVGMGDATLEGKYRLHGELRDPFVVGVGAWFTGPLGRATAKDNYIGDATPTAGIRGIFDGEQGPFSFGGNLGAVYRGEGRVGSTTLGPEFRYGVGAGFKASPVFRLVLDGFGGTKFSAKNGTNSLEADLGVQIMPLDSPFVISAGVGTGLIQGVGVPTVRAFLGVMYVHEGGDKDGDGIPDADDQCPTIAGTAEAQGCPAGARDSDGDTIPDDADKCPKQPEDPDGFQDSDGCPELDNDGDGVADDQDRCPDKPETKNGFKDDDGCPDEPDRDNDGVPDKLDKCPDAPEDTDGFEDTDGCPDPDNDNDGVPDQQDECGDQPETKNGYQDEDGCPDEVPADDKKKDKKKK